Within Salvelinus sp. IW2-2015 unplaced genomic scaffold, ASM291031v2 Un_scaffold9901, whole genome shotgun sequence, the genomic segment GGGACCTCATCTCTTCGAtcatcttcccatctctctccgtACTTCTCTCGTTCTCGAAGCACATCTCTTGTTTAGCGGAGTCATGGTCTTATCGGAGGTGCACCGTCTTGGCATATATGCTAATGTCGTTCTCTCAATGTATATATAacaccgccatcgataaaagacagtactgtttGCAatcatcttcatcgacctggccaaggctttcgaccagGTCAATCACTgtatcttatcggcagactccaaCGCCTtatttctctaatgactgcctcgctgaTCACTAACTCAtcttcagatagagttcagtgtgtaaaaatCGGCAAGGGGCCCTGtctgtccggacctctggcagtctctatgggggtgccacagggttcaattctcgggccgactcttttctctgtatatatcaatgatgtcgctcttgtctgcgggtgattctttgatccacctctacgcagacgacaccattctgtatacatctggcccttctttggaaactgtgttaacaaacctccaaacgagcttcaacgccatacaacactccttccatggcctccaactgctcttaaatgctagtaaacccatcgctgcccgcacccgcccacccgactagcatcactactctggacggttctgacttagaatatgtggacaacaataaatacctaggtgtctggctagactgtaaactctccttccagactgacattaagtatctccaatcgaaagttaaatctagaatcggcttcctatttcacaacaaagcctctttcactcatgctgccaaacatacccttgtaaaactgactatcctaccgatccttgacttcagcgatgtaatttacaaaatagcctccaacactctactcagaaaattggatgcagtctatcacagtgccatccgttttgtcaccaaagccccatatactacccaccactgcgacctgtatgctctcgttggctggttctcgctacatattcgtggctaaacccactggctccaggtcatctataagtctttgctaggtaaagctccgccttatctcagctcactggtcaccatagcaacacccacctatagcatgcgctccagcaggtatatttcactggtcatccccaaagccaacacctcctttggtcgtctttccttccagttctctgctgccaatggctggaacgaatttcaaaaatcactgaagttggagacatatctccctcactaactttaagcgtcagctgtcagaacaacttaccgatcgctgcagctgtacacatcccatctgtaaatagcccatccaaccaactacggACCTCAtcctttctgctcttttgcacaccagtatttctacttgcacatcctcatctgcacatgtatcactccagtgtaaattgctaaattgtaattacttcgccacaatTGGccgatttattgccttacctccttacttcatttgcacacactgtatagatttttctattgtgttattgactgtacgtttgtttatcccatgtgtaactctgtgttgtttttgtcgcactgctttatcttggccaagtcggagttgtaaatgagaacttgttctcaactggcctacctggttaaataaaggtgaaataaaattaataaTTATAGAGGGTATCagtgaattccactgtatgcagaatgttgcatgcatgtctgcacagtgttaaattttcacagctcactgtcagtaaatatcatacagtaaatattggactacaagagagtttcaagcctgcaaaggtagagttatttaaagctttgaacGGGTCGATTGGtttctggaggtgtgtggttacagcaattgcacagggttggtgtggcctgtggcGGTGGTCTCATATTTTCATGGGGCCCAAAATCCCTGGTCCTTCCATCTGGATTCTGAATCCCGCAGATAGCAGGAGGCTTTGGCCAATTTAAGGAAGGTCAACTTGTCAATTCCAACAAGGACCGCTTTGACATTTGAGGCCAATGTGCAGTTAAATATAGTGCTGTCATCTTCATCAACAAAATGAATGCCAGCCTCTCAGTTCATTACGCACCCCCTCAGCCTATGACAAACACCTTGCACCTTAGAGACATCTCTCAGGTAAAGCTCTGAACAATAAGAGAAGCTGAATATCTGCTCTTGCATTACATCAAAGCCCAGGCGGTAGAATTTGTTCACGTAATTCTCCCGTGGCCTAGTGCTGTGTTTGATCAAAGAACTCACCGGTTATTGCATTTTTCTTGCCGTGTTTGATCAAGGAACGCACCGGTTATTGGCTTTTCTCCGTGGCATATCACACCATTGCAACCGAAAAGGAAGAAATCTTTTGCATTGAGCAGATTCTTTATTTAAGAGCCTCAAATTCCGACATCTCTTGAAGCCGAAGACGCACGCGCTGGCAATTCTGAATGTTCGATATAGCCAATCTCTCACCCTTTCTTTGTAAAAAATGTCTGTCTGCTAGCCACGTCTTTGCAAATGTGCGAAAGCCTATTGCAATGTAATGTAATACGTTTAACCACCATTTGAACATGTCAATGACAGTTGACATCTCACAAGCAACAGAATAAACCAGATTTAACCACGCCATTTCTGTAGGCCTAATGACAACCCCATGAAATGGCAGCACTTTAACGTGTTCGACAAATGTAATGTGTCCAACATTTATTACGTTGTAACAGTGTCACCATTAATGGTTTAGACCTATGTAACTTTTTTGCATGTAAAAAAAGGTAAAGATATTAAGGCCCAAATGGCAAATTTTGTGTTAAGTGTAGGGATTAGGCTATTAGAGGTGGGGACAGCGACCAATTTTGGGGAGAGATCCACCACTAAAAGCACAAATTCACTTGTTCTGTCACACAAGTTAATACACATAAAACTGAGTAAAGCAGAAATCTTGAGACCTTTTCCAGAGCTTTATTTCTGGATCTGTACATCAGGTATTAAAGAacagaaaatacaaaatgtttaacaaaacccaaagaaaaaaaactattcagtGTCTATGTACAATTCTTAAACAAAAGCGAGTTTCTCTTGAACATTCGATAGTAAATATGTTGATTGTCTATATTTCTGgatatacatttgttttattcacaAAAGATGTTTTCTTTACTTCAAAGAACtagatgttattattatttttttaacaaccACAACTGCTATATCTTTTTGTACTATTAAActtcaaaacacaatacaaaatataaaaagAAATGAGTGCTTTCTTACAcacaagtctctccagagatttccCAAAAAATATCACATTATGAGATTTCAGGACAGGGTTGTAAAATCAAAATATTAATCTACTAGTCAATGGCCTTTACATTCAGACAGTATTTCTGAGTCTTTATACCAAACCATAGGGTGAAATAAATATCACTGCACTGCTAAAGCTAGAGAGAGCCTGGAGACACCCACTACATCTGCACTTTTGATGATGGCGAGTAACAATGGTCTGGTACATACCCCTAGGCACTTGATGTATCTGAAAGCattggataggtataagcaatatggtagTAGTTCATCTGCCATTTTGGTTCCATCTATCCAAKCATACCAGGggccgtatccacaaagcgtctcagagtaggagtgctgatctaggatcagtttggccttttagatcacaatgaataagacactttgtggatacgggcccataTCTATGCAAGTACCTAAGGGACGAGGGCTTGATTCTGAACCAGACCCATCTTTCAACATACTGACTACAGAAGCCATCCCTTTCACCAAGACAAAGACAGAAATGTGTAAAGGAAATAAATGAAGAGAAACAAAATGGGATTTGTACATATTATGATTGCAACTTCAAAATGCAACATTGAATAATATATTAATACGTCTTAGGTAAAGCCTTTTTAAGTGGTACATTTTCGAGAACTGTCACACAGCTAGCATGCATTGTTTTGCTGTCTCCCACTGCCAAGGggaaaaatcccccccaaaatatccaaacaccaAAAGCCAATcagtaaaatgtaaaaacatgtaaTAATGTCAGTACATAGACACATTATTGCCTTTTGACAAGGAATCTAATTTTAAGTATTTGTATCAACACAGATTCACAAGTTTAAAGAGGTCAATGAAGACATTTAAGGCTATTAGTTAATTATTTACATGAAACTGTCCACATTTGGGGAAACATTGcaaggtgaacaaacagctgactccAATGTCTGCCATAGAAACAGAATGACTAGATAACGCCTAGCTAGGTAAAACCAATGCAAAAAACCCATCTGTACATACTCAGGATAGTGAATTATTGTATggtaaatgtgtatgtaaaaaatCTATGGACTTGTGGGTGACATTcagaattatactgaacaaaactataaatgcaacatataaagtgttggtcccatgtttcatYagctgaaataaaagatcccagaaatgttccatatgcacaaaaagcttatttctcaaaaatgttgtgcacaaatttgtttacatccctgttagtgcgcatttctcctttgccaagataatccatccacctgacaagtgtggcatatcaagaagctgattaaacagcatggtcaatacacaggtgcaccttgtactggggacaataaatggcccctctaaaatgtgcagttttgacacataacaccacagatgtctcaagttgagggagcgtgcaattggcatgctgactgtaggaatgtccaccagggctgttgccagagaatttaatgttcatttcgctaccaaaagccacctccaatgtcgttttagagtatttggcagtacgtccaaactggcctcacaaccgcagacctgtGGGATAGCCTGGGGgggaagtatttctgtctgtaatgaagaccttttgtgaggaaaaactaattctgattggcctgGCACCCAGTGGGTgagcccttgcccagtcatgtgaaatacatagattagggcctaattcatttatttcaattgactgatttccttctgtaaactgtaactctgtaaaatcgttgaaattgttgcgtttatatttttgttcagtatatatacacccctGAAACCAACTAATTATCAAACTCACAATGCATAGGTAAATTAAGCAATCACTACTGCATACATTAAAAAGACAATGATGACATGCCCCCCCGACACTCAACACTTCACAATTAGTTCAGTCAAGAGAAATAGAAGTTGAATCTCTGTCAGACTGCAACTGGACATTAAAGTATGGACCGGATAATACCAGGCATCCTCCAGTCAGTACAGTGGAAGTGGcagaaaaggaaaaaaagtggctttaaataaagaaataatactGCTAACAAGCTTATGCAGGCCTTTTAAGTCGTTTCAATAAAGAGCAATACAGTAGAGGGAAGAAATAAACCCTAACTTTTGCAGATTGAGCAAGCTCCATGATGAACATGCAAACAGCACAATTAGCACTCAACTGGGGCCAAATAGATTTATGAAGAAATACATGTTGTGCTAAGAGTATAGGGCAGAAACTATATACATTACTGGAGCTGAACACATGACATCTCAGTGCAACACTATAATGCCAATCCAAAAACTGTTCTGTCATAATGTAAAATATTGTCATGATATTGGCTCATTTCTGGGGCAATAAGAGACTGATTTATAAGGGCATGTTTCAGATAATCTGATGGACAGATAAAACTGCCCAGATTAGTCGGGTGTCAGACCCAGCCTTTTAGTCTTCACATTGATCACTTGACTCCGCTAATAAAATTGGCGGATTTAAAAAAGGTTTAAAATGTTTTGGCAAGCTCTGTCACAGCTGAACACAGGAAAATCARCATATAATATATTGTTCAAATTCTAGAACATTCTCCTCTGGTTTGGCCACTTCAGACTGTTAAAGTCTGAAAAAAGCAAGCAGAGTACAAAAGAAGCTTCCACaggaacaaaaacaaaggagggagagaaaaacatcCTAGCAACTGATATGCTCCTAGTTATAACCTACACCGCCTCAACACCAACGAGTGTTGTTGCATTAAGTACAAAACCCAGGCTCCTCTCGGACAAAACACATTTGACCAAGCCTGGTTTCTGCAAGTACCTGTAAACACGGATTGTTAATCAAAaataccactttaataatgaacaaACTTAGTAAACCAGAACAAAGCTGGTTTGGCAACTGTATATGAGTGGCAGGATTTCGTAGCTTTGACGAAATCgtctgtagatgtgtgtgtgagggatgaGGAACAATACACAACTGTCTATCCGCAGCCTCCGGGACAGGCTGGGCTGGGCCCCACTCTACATGGACACTGACATCTCAGGGCCGCGGAAAATAAATGGCTATATAAACTCTTGAGAAATCAAGATTTTTTGTTCTATACGATAAAGACATCACTGATGTCATATTtcacaaataaaatcaaaaacgaaataaatgtgtatatataattatcAAACAAAAATCTCCAGTGAGTGAGTCTTATGTACACATGGGATGGTGGATTTAAAAGTGGGATTCTGGGGGCGGGGGTGGTCACTCTGACTGCAGCGCCGTGCTGTGACGTCGTGCATGTGCTCCCATAAACCCATTGGGCTCCCCACTGCCCGCCAAGCCCCCAAAGTCCGTGACGGACACCGCCATCTTGGTGCCGGTGATGCGGTGGTGTGCCGTGTTCCGCCGCCCCTCAAAGTCCACTCCGAGGTTACCCACGGAAACGTCGTTGATGAAAGAGTCGGGCAGCGCCAACTTGAGCCTCTTAGAAGGCCGCTCGCAGTCCTTGCCCCCGTACACCCCTCCCCGCTGGCCCAGGTCTGAGTGGTAGAAGCCAGCGTCCAGCATGTTGAGACAGTCGGGATCTCCTCCGTTGGAGGGGAAGCCCAGGGGCTCTTCCTGTGCCAGGGACCCCCGGTggaggctctccagaggggggaAACCGTACGAGTCCAGGCAGCTCACCTCCGCTGGGCTGCACACTGTGGCCACGCTGTTACTCAGGGCTGAGAGATGGGGAAACATAAATAAACTTCTTGGTTATCTGTGGATTTCTTATGTATTGTTTTTAGGACTTATGTTGAATGTATAAAGTTGTATTGTTGTGTAATGTAATACCGAATGCCATATCTGAAGTTAGAGTAACTCTTTTTCACTAgcctattaacttcttatggctgggggcgctattttcacgttcggatgaaaagcgtgcccaga encodes:
- the LOC112079850 gene encoding mesoderm induction early response protein 3, producing MEPTTEQQLSLLNSITASDLTALSNSVATVCSPAEVSCLDSYGFPPLESLHRGSLAQEEPLGFPSNGGDPDCLNMLDAGFYHSDLGQRGGVYGGKDCERPSKRLKLALPDSFINDVSVGNLGVDFEGRRNTAHHRITGTKMAVSVTDFGGLAGSGEPNGFMGAHARRHSTALQSE